One genomic segment of Actinomycetota bacterium includes these proteins:
- a CDS encoding Gfo/Idh/MocA family oxidoreductase, translating to MRAVVVGSGTVGARAGRQLLFLGHLDDVVVVDAYPARAAAVAESFGRPARAVDGNGLASLEPGDVALLATPNNHRALAEEALERGAHVVSVGDGPDDVRALLALDAAARAQGLNVVVGAGFAPGLTCVLAALAARAFERVVEIRVAKVGTGGPACGRQQQAALKGEALDWRDGQWHGRRAGSGREQCWFPDPVRGIDCYRASLADAVLLHHAFPEAERVSARLGASRRDRLAAHLPLRPKVDPEGELGAVRVEVRGAQGVALDDRVLGAVDRPAVAAGAVAAMAARWALDGRLSGPGASGLAGLVEPGPFLAALAERGVKVAVFEGSEHGNGNPLPSPSA from the coding sequence GTGCGCGCCGTAGTGGTGGGCTCCGGCACGGTCGGGGCCCGGGCCGGGCGCCAGCTGCTGTTCCTGGGCCACCTCGACGACGTGGTGGTGGTCGACGCCTACCCTGCGAGGGCGGCGGCCGTGGCCGAGTCGTTCGGACGTCCGGCCCGAGCGGTCGACGGCAACGGCCTGGCCTCGCTGGAACCGGGTGACGTGGCCCTGCTGGCAACCCCCAACAACCACCGGGCCCTGGCCGAGGAGGCCCTCGAGCGGGGGGCGCACGTCGTGTCGGTGGGCGACGGCCCCGACGACGTACGCGCCCTGCTGGCTCTTGACGCGGCCGCCCGCGCCCAGGGCCTCAACGTGGTCGTCGGCGCCGGCTTCGCACCCGGGCTGACGTGCGTCCTGGCTGCCCTGGCCGCCCGGGCCTTCGAGCGCGTGGTCGAGATCAGGGTGGCCAAGGTGGGCACGGGCGGGCCGGCCTGCGGGCGCCAGCAGCAGGCCGCCCTCAAAGGCGAGGCCCTCGACTGGCGCGACGGCCAGTGGCACGGGCGCCGGGCCGGTTCGGGACGTGAGCAGTGCTGGTTCCCCGACCCGGTGCGGGGGATCGACTGCTACCGGGCCTCCCTGGCCGACGCCGTGCTGCTCCACCATGCGTTCCCCGAGGCCGAGAGGGTGTCGGCCCGCCTCGGGGCCAGCCGCCGCGACCGGCTGGCGGCCCACCTGCCGCTGCGGCCCAAGGTCGACCCCGAGGGCGAGCTCGGCGCCGTGCGCGTCGAGGTCAGGGGCGCCCAGGGCGTAGCCCTCGACGACCGGGTGCTGGGGGCGGTCGACCGCCCGGCTGTGGCCGCCGGAGCGGTGGCCGCCATGGCCGCCCGCTGGGCCCTCGACGGCCGCCTGTCCGGTCCCGGGGCGTCGGGCCTGGCCGGCCTCGTCGAGCCCGGCCCTTTCCTGGCCGCCCTGGCCGAACGGGGCGTCAAGGTGGCTGTGTTCGAGGGCAGCGAGCACGGCAACGGCAACCCCCTGCCCTCCCCGTCCGCCTGA
- a CDS encoding DNA-formamidopyrimidine glycosylase family protein, translated as MPELPEVQAMAERLEEAVGGAVYSGAAPLQFSALKTAVPPPESLVGRRVTGVGRRGKFALFELGGPRIAFHLSQGGRVDIEDPPKTTRPKGAVVRWRFAGRASVLLKEFGTERKAGWWVLAEGDEGPLARLGPEPLSDEFADFVRASEDSRRVHTILRDQRTVAGVGRGYTDDTLHRAGLSPYDSLRSLTPGQRDALLESLRAVLADGLAAERRRTGGLPTKVGDHWVVHGRHGTPCPRCGEGLRRVSYESYEVTYCPACQTGGKVLADRRLSRLVR; from the coding sequence GTGCCCGAATTGCCCGAGGTACAGGCCATGGCCGAGAGGTTGGAGGAGGCCGTAGGCGGGGCGGTCTATTCGGGGGCGGCGCCGTTGCAGTTCTCGGCCCTGAAGACGGCCGTGCCCCCGCCCGAGTCCCTCGTCGGCCGGCGGGTGACGGGAGTGGGGCGGCGAGGCAAGTTCGCCCTGTTCGAGCTGGGCGGGCCCCGCATCGCCTTCCACCTGTCCCAAGGCGGGCGGGTCGACATCGAGGACCCGCCCAAGACGACCCGGCCCAAAGGGGCGGTCGTGCGCTGGCGGTTCGCAGGACGGGCCTCGGTGCTGCTCAAGGAGTTCGGCACCGAACGCAAGGCGGGGTGGTGGGTGCTGGCCGAGGGGGACGAAGGCCCCTTGGCCCGGCTCGGGCCCGAACCACTGTCGGACGAGTTCGCCGACTTCGTTCGGGCCAGCGAGGACTCCCGCCGGGTGCACACCATCCTGCGGGACCAGCGGACTGTCGCCGGGGTGGGGCGGGGCTACACCGACGACACCCTCCACCGGGCCGGCCTCTCCCCCTACGACAGCCTGCGCAGCCTGACGCCCGGCCAGCGCGATGCCCTGCTTGAATCCCTGCGGGCCGTGCTGGCCGATGGGCTGGCCGCCGAACGGCGCCGCACGGGCGGCCTGCCCACCAAAGTCGGCGACCACTGGGTGGTCCACGGCCGCCACGGCACTCCCTGCCCCCGCTGCGGGGAGGGCCTGCGGCGGGTGTCCTACGAGTCCTACGAGGTCACCTACTGCCCGGCCTGCCAGACCGGCGGCAAGGTGCTGGCCGACCGCCGGCTCTCACGCCTCGTGCGCTGA
- a CDS encoding DUF433 domain-containing protein — protein sequence MTKRSTSILERPVYGVSEAAGLLGLRADRARAWLDGYERQGFRYPPVIRTEPTGEDVVTWGEFVELGYLREYRRKGVPLQRLRPVIDELRREFATPYPLATAKPYVLGKELVLELQEKNGIPPAIAIVIRSGQQILLAQDAQRFFKKVEFDPPGRGDVRRLHPAGLASPVVIDPLVRFGRPSVQGVATERLWELFDAGESIEEIADGYEMPTEQIAAAVAYEEQLRSLAA from the coding sequence GTGACGAAGCGCTCCACCTCAATCCTCGAACGCCCGGTCTACGGCGTTTCGGAGGCCGCTGGCCTCCTCGGCCTGCGCGCTGACCGGGCTCGGGCGTGGCTCGACGGCTACGAGCGCCAAGGATTTCGATACCCGCCTGTGATTCGCACGGAGCCGACAGGCGAGGACGTCGTGACCTGGGGAGAGTTCGTCGAGCTGGGCTACCTCCGCGAGTACCGGCGCAAGGGCGTGCCCCTCCAGAGGCTCCGCCCGGTGATTGACGAGCTGCGTCGCGAGTTCGCTACTCCCTATCCGCTGGCCACGGCGAAGCCCTACGTCCTCGGCAAGGAGCTCGTGCTCGAACTCCAAGAGAAGAACGGCATCCCACCGGCGATTGCCATCGTGATCCGCTCCGGTCAACAGATCCTGCTGGCACAGGACGCCCAGCGATTCTTCAAGAAGGTCGAGTTCGACCCGCCCGGCCGAGGCGACGTGCGTCGGCTGCACCCCGCCGGGCTGGCATCGCCCGTCGTCATCGATCCTCTCGTGCGGTTCGGCCGTCCGTCAGTGCAGGGCGTCGCCACTGAGCGACTCTGGGAGCTCTTCGACGCCGGAGAATCGATCGAGGAGATCGCCGACGGCTACGAGATGCCCACCGAGCAGATAGCGGCAGCGGTCGCCTACGAGGAGCAGCTGCGTTCGCTGGCGGCATAG